From the Devosia sp. FJ2-5-3 genome, the window AAACGAACGGCGCTCGGACGGCTATCGCCGCGGCTTTCCACCCAGCCCCTCAAGGCGGAACTACGCCATGCCCAGGGGCAGCTTGCACCCGTGGCCGCGCGCCTTGCGAAGGGGGCCATCTCAATTATTCCCGAGCGCCGCCATGGTCTCGAACAGACGGGAAAGCTGCTCGCTAGCCTGGGCTATCGGAACGTGCTCGCGCGTGGCTATGTGCTGGTTCATGACGAAAAGGGCGGACTGATCACGGAAAAATCGGCGCTGCAGCCTGGCGATCTACTGCAGCTGACTTTTGCCGATGGCGATATCGGGGCGTCAGTTGCCGGCGCCCCTCCCGCCAAGCGCAAGGCATCCCGTTCACCATCGGACGACGGGTCGCAGGAAAGCCTCTTTTGATCGGGGCCATTGCGCCTTATATCGGTCCCTGAAGACAAGGAGCCAGGCGATGAACATCTTCGACAAGGGTTTTGCGCCGGCCGAGGCAACGCTGCGCTATCTCGATGGCGACTATGTGGTGCTCAAGCCCGGCAGCTTCGTGCGCTGCGCCATATCCGGAAGGCCAATACCTCTCGATGAGCTGACCTATTGGAGCGTCGACCGGCAGGAAGCCTATGCCGATGCCGCAACCGCGCACACCGCGTTCGAGCGCTTCGGCCGGGGCAAATAAGAGTGTCGGGGACGGCGGCGCGTCGACGCTACCTCGTCATTTCCAATGGTCACGGTGAGGATGCAATCGCCGCAGCGCTGGTGAGGCGCCTGGCCGACGAAGCGAGCGTCGAGGCCTACCCCATGATCGGCGGCGGCAAGGCCTATGACGGGGTTTGCGCCATTGTCGGCCCCCGCGCGACGCTCGCCTCGGAAGGCTGGCGCAACGTCAAGGGCTCGCTGCGGCGGGACATCGTCAATGGCGGCATCATGACCGTGCCACCTGCCCTCAAATTTCTCCGCTCGATCCGGAGCCGATATGACCGGATCATCGTCGTCGGTGACATGGTCGGCGTGCTGGCGTGCCTCGCGACAGGCAATCGCGATCTCTTCTACATCGATGTCTATAAGACTGGGGCCGCGCGACTCTATTCGGCCCTCGAGGCCTGGGCGATTTCCAGGAGTTGCTCAACCGTGTTCTGTCGCGCCCAGTCGCTCGCCCAATTGCTTGTCGACCGCGGCGTCGATGCGCGATGTGCCGGCAATCTCATGATGGACGCGGTTCCGCGTGGTGAATACGACGCCGGGGCACGACGTCAGATGCCGCTCGGGGTCACGCTTCTGCCCGGCAGCCGCGCCCTGACCGGGGAGAGCTTCGCCCTCCAGATCGGTGCGCTCCGCACGCTGCCACCGCTCCAACGCCCGGATGTTTTCGTTGCCGTTGCGGGGAGCGTCAATGTCGATGAACTGGCACGCATTTCCGGGCTGCGCCGCACCAGCATGCTCAGCGGTGAATCGGCAGATCTTGGTCAATTGAGCGATGGCGACCTGACGGTCCACATGGCCCGTGGCGTTGCGATGGGCAATCTGATCGAGGCCTCGGACCTCGTTCTCAGTCAGGCCGGCACCGCCACGGTGCAATCCCTGGGGATGGGACGGCCGGTCATTACCTTCGTCAATTCCCGCGATCGCCGCTCGCGCTTTGCCGACGAGCAAAATCTCTTTGGCGAGGCAAGGACGGTCGTGGAGGCAAGCGTGTCAGAAGTCGCCTCGACGTTGCAGAAACTGCTTGAAGACGCCCCGGAGCGCTCCCGGCGGGCGCAGATTGGCCGGGAACGCATTGGCGGGCCAGGAGCGATGGAGGCAATCCTGGCCGCGCTGCGGGAGCGGAACTAAGGCGCCGCGGCTTTTGCGCCCCAGACTCAGGCGCCCGCTACTGCCGGGTCGAGAAGGCGATGCAGGTGGACGATGAAATAACGCGTCTGGGCGCTATCCACGGTCATCTGGGCCTTTTGCTTCCAGGCGACATAGGCGGAAGCGTAATTGGGATAGATTCCGACGATATCGACCTTGTCGAGATCGGTGAACGTCACACCATCCAGGCTCGAAAGCTCGCCACCGATCACAAGGTGCAGAAGTTGTTTTTCGTTTTCAGCCATCGGTCATGTCCGGTCTATTAGGGGGTAGAGGGTTCGCTGCTTTCATCGATCACGGCCGGGCAGCCGTAGACTTTGATAAGCGCCGCATGAACTAG encodes:
- a CDS encoding DUF2093 domain-containing protein, encoding MNIFDKGFAPAEATLRYLDGDYVVLKPGSFVRCAISGRPIPLDELTYWSVDRQEAYADAATAHTAFERFGRGK
- a CDS encoding DUF4170 domain-containing protein translates to MAENEKQLLHLVIGGELSSLDGVTFTDLDKVDIVGIYPNYASAYVAWKQKAQMTVDSAQTRYFIVHLHRLLDPAVAGA